The Desulfurella sp. genomic sequence ATTTGTAGGCAAAATTAGAAAAATTTTCAACGATAACAATGTAGTGTGGCAAACGGGCGAGTTGGGCAAAGTTGATGAAGGTGGCGGTGGCACAATTGCAAAATACATAGCAAATCACAATATAGAAACCATAGATTGTGGTCCAGCTCTAATTTCTATGCATTCGCCATATGAAATTTCATCAAAAGCGGATCTTTTTGAAACATATAAAGCTTACAAGGCCTTTTTAAGCTACTAGATATGTTTTTAAATAGGAAAATAAATTTTACAAAATTAATTGAAAACATCTCTTATTCACTAGACTTGATGGCTTTTGGGAAAAACCCAAGCCATCACGCCCTAAGAGTTGGCTTTATATCAATAATTATTGCCAATACTTTAAATTTAACAAGAACGGAAAAAATAGATTTATATTTATCCTGTCTGGTTCATGATGTTGGCGCTGTTGGTATCGAAGGCCAGCTGTTGTCTGAAGAAAATCGCAATATGATTAACCTTCAAGAACATGCGCAACTTGGCTATGATATTTTAAATCAGATACCATTTTGCGAGCATATAGCTCTAATTGTCAAAGACCACCACAATGCATCTTCTTCCAACCTTCTTTCACGCATAATATACTTTGCTGACGAAGTTGATGTTATTGCAAGAAAACAAGAGTTTTATAACCCAAAGGACTTGCAAGCCAAAGTTTTTGCTGTATTTAAAGATAAGTTGCACTTTAANNNNNNNN encodes the following:
- a CDS encoding HD domain-containing protein, whose amino-acid sequence is MAFGKNPSHHALRVGFISIIIANTLNLTRTEKIDLYLSCLVHDVGAVGIEGQLLSEENRNMINLQEHAQLGYDILNQIPFCEHIALIVKDHHNASSSNLLSRIIYFADEVDVIARKQEFYNPKDLQAKVFAVFKDKLHF